A single window of Bacteroidota bacterium DNA harbors:
- a CDS encoding helix-turn-helix transcriptional regulator translates to METKIHIGQIIRNAVKSKKMTVTSFASSINCTTRNVYKIFDKESVDTALLEKISRALNQNFFVHYLNKEDVEMLCKERSSSPALSTDTGVKTNPYKLHETMLSNERPRI, encoded by the coding sequence ATGGAAACAAAAATCCACATCGGACAAATTATCCGAAACGCCGTAAAAAGCAAAAAAATGACTGTAACATCTTTTGCGAGCAGCATCAATTGTACAACCCGCAACGTGTACAAAATTTTTGATAAAGAAAGTGTTGATACAGCCTTGCTTGAAAAAATCAGCCGCGCGCTTAATCAAAACTTTTTTGTACACTACTTAAACAAAGAAGATGTAGAAATGCTTTGTAAGGAGAGATCTTCCTCTCCTGCGTTAAGTACCGATACCGGTGTTAAAACCAACCCTTATAAATTACACGAAACCATGCTTTCAAATGAGCGCCCAAGGATTTAA
- a CDS encoding zinc-dependent peptidase, with the protein MAPDDIRLNPTDLHAFLEKYFSYYNTLNGHNKNLFVERLLIFIRSKHFVSQKNLEVNNKVKAIVSASAVQLTLGLKDWQLGYFDTIILFPADFKNEISGLYLKGETNLTGFVSFSWKSFIEGYRIPNDNINLGLHEFAHALRFNGIRGENNDYFFENYFWKWYCYAYKEFYKLQKGLPSIFRSYGGANINEFLSVAIEHFFESPQQFKNNAPELYSATAILLNQKTDGTTTEINVREKEFDYLKKKESISAFNPDMSFFTSPGVQSSYIFILIGALTILQTGLFSFPSLFVLALYAGLMLKNDFKYARFMVDENGIKIYKGFLAFRNRSIRQISLYQLVNVELDDGGNDQTVIFNYFDSLQNFCSDTTSVKMDDEVKLRFINELRKNFVWVIAPKLNPINTLSS; encoded by the coding sequence ATGGCCCCCGACGACATTCGTTTAAACCCAACTGATCTTCATGCTTTTTTAGAAAAGTACTTTTCGTATTATAATACACTCAATGGTCATAACAAAAACCTATTTGTTGAACGGCTTCTGATTTTTATTCGGTCAAAGCATTTTGTTTCACAAAAAAATCTTGAAGTAAACAACAAGGTAAAGGCCATCGTTTCCGCCTCTGCCGTTCAGCTTACCTTGGGATTAAAAGATTGGCAATTGGGATATTTTGATACGATTATTTTATTTCCGGCCGACTTCAAAAATGAAATTAGCGGTTTGTACTTGAAGGGAGAAACCAATTTAACCGGGTTTGTTTCTTTCAGTTGGAAAAGCTTTATTGAAGGTTATCGTATTCCAAACGACAACATTAATTTAGGATTACACGAGTTTGCCCACGCCTTAAGGTTTAATGGAATTCGCGGCGAAAACAACGATTACTTCTTTGAAAATTATTTTTGGAAGTGGTATTGCTATGCTTATAAAGAATTTTACAAGTTGCAGAAAGGGCTGCCAAGCATTTTCCGCTCATACGGCGGGGCCAACATTAATGAATTTCTTAGCGTTGCCATTGAACATTTTTTCGAATCACCGCAACAATTCAAAAACAACGCTCCGGAGTTATATTCGGCAACCGCTATTTTATTAAATCAAAAAACCGACGGAACTACTACGGAAATCAATGTCCGCGAAAAAGAGTTTGATTATTTAAAAAAGAAAGAATCGATTAGCGCCTTTAATCCTGACATGAGCTTTTTTACCAGTCCGGGCGTTCAGTCGTCGTATATCTTTATTTTAATTGGAGCATTAACCATTCTTCAAACAGGATTGTTTTCTTTTCCTTCTCTATTCGTTTTAGCCCTGTATGCAGGACTCATGCTCAAAAATGACTTCAAGTATGCGCGCTTTATGGTGGATGAAAACGGAATCAAAATTTATAAGGGTTTTTTAGCTTTCCGTAACCGGAGTATCCGGCAGATTTCACTTTACCAGTTGGTAAATGTTGAGTTGGATGATGGGGGTAATGACCAGACCGTTATATTTAACTATTTCGACAGCTTGCAAAACTTTTGCTCAGATACCACTAGCGTGAAAATGGATGACGAGGTTAAATTGCGCTTTATTAACGAGTTGCGTAAAAACTTCGTATGGGTAATTGCCCCAAAATTAAATCCTATAAATACCTTATCTTCGTAA
- a CDS encoding aminopeptidase P family protein produces MKYAPIKNNLFIENRNRYRQHLKPGAISVFVSNDILPTNADGAMGFRQNSDLFYLTGVDQEDTILVLFPDAKDNKMREILFVKETSELIAIWEGAKLTKEQATQTSGIETIFWYHEFEKVFKTLIFQAEFVYLNSNEHTRRYIDTETAEMRFAKWMKEKFPLHKIERSAPIMHKIRAIKSTYEIELIQQACDITEKGFRRLLKFVKPGVWEYEIEAELIHEFIRNRSQGFAYGPIIASGHNACVLHYVENNKQCKAGDVLLLDTAAEYSNYASDLTRCIPVSGKFSKRQKAVYNAVLRVMKAATKMLKDGNTFEKYNKAVGELMTEELLKLKLIKASDVKKQNPAWPAYKKYFMHGTSHFLGLDVHDVGFFNEPMRPGMVFTVEPGIYIPEENLGIRLENNILITTKGQVDLMKNIPLEAEEIEDIMNSK; encoded by the coding sequence ATGAAATACGCGCCTATTAAAAACAATCTTTTTATAGAAAACAGAAACCGTTATCGCCAACATTTAAAGCCGGGCGCTATCAGTGTGTTTGTAAGCAACGATATTTTACCAACAAACGCCGACGGAGCCATGGGGTTCCGACAAAACAGCGATTTGTTCTATTTAACCGGTGTTGATCAGGAAGACACCATCTTGGTTTTGTTTCCCGACGCTAAAGACAATAAAATGCGCGAAATTTTATTTGTTAAGGAAACTAGTGAGCTTATCGCTATTTGGGAAGGCGCTAAATTAACCAAAGAACAAGCCACGCAAACAAGTGGTATTGAAACCATATTTTGGTATCATGAATTTGAAAAGGTATTTAAAACCTTGATTTTTCAGGCCGAATTTGTATATCTAAACAGCAACGAGCATACACGCCGTTACATTGATACAGAAACTGCAGAAATGCGCTTTGCCAAGTGGATGAAAGAAAAGTTTCCGCTTCATAAAATTGAGCGCTCTGCCCCTATCATGCATAAAATTCGCGCGATTAAGAGCACCTACGAAATCGAGCTTATTCAACAAGCTTGCGATATTACCGAGAAAGGATTCCGCCGTTTATTGAAATTTGTAAAGCCGGGTGTGTGGGAATATGAAATTGAAGCGGAATTAATTCACGAGTTTATCAGAAACAGAAGCCAGGGCTTTGCCTATGGGCCAATTATTGCAAGCGGACACAACGCTTGTGTTCTTCACTATGTGGAAAACAACAAACAATGTAAAGCCGGAGATGTTTTACTTTTAGATACTGCCGCAGAATATTCTAATTACGCCAGTGATTTAACGCGTTGTATTCCGGTTAGCGGGAAATTCAGCAAACGTCAGAAAGCGGTTTATAATGCGGTGTTACGTGTTATGAAAGCCGCAACCAAAATGCTTAAAGACGGCAATACCTTTGAGAAATATAACAAGGCTGTTGGGGAGTTAATGACGGAAGAACTTTTAAAATTAAAGCTTATCAAAGCCTCTGATGTAAAAAAGCAAAACCCTGCCTGGCCGGCTTATAAAAAATACTTCATGCACGGCACATCTCATTTCTTGGGATTAGATGTTCATGATGTTGGTTTCTTTAATGAACCTATGCGTCCGGGAATGGTATTTACGGTTGAACCGGGGATATATATTCCTGAAGAAAACCTGGGCATTCGTTTAGAGAATAATATTCTCATTACAACAAAAGGTCAGGTTGACTTAATGAAAAATATTCCATTAGAGGCAGAAGAAATAGAAGACATCATGAACAGTAAATAA
- a CDS encoding T9SS type A sorting domain-containing protein, protein MRILIALLLVFGSTLSKAQNWCPPGAIWKHAMYGFQCVGYSDLIYVGDTVIQSKTCKKINHRFIGYNPVFAPTGTVNVSITNHFTYENNKVIYYFNINSQFDTLFNFNAAIGDKWLRVVSPHGGSCNVIPRKAVEVLDTGTVTLNAVQLRKLVLKYTHVYMSTFTTTVIDTVYEKIGSKKNFLFPFVCEGAIVDPDILAGGAFRCYFDNSFGNYNVSSNCNYINNIDGSVLIPEKLVLFPNPTATRFKLQGDFIMNTIRVFDVCGKEKQINIIDDQVDVSALDCGIYFVTAISSQGNIVRARFVKL, encoded by the coding sequence ATGCGAATTCTTATTGCCCTTCTACTTGTCTTTGGGTCTACGCTAAGCAAAGCTCAAAACTGGTGTCCGCCCGGTGCTATATGGAAGCACGCTATGTATGGGTTTCAATGCGTAGGCTATTCAGATCTTATTTATGTTGGTGACACGGTCATTCAATCAAAAACCTGTAAGAAAATAAACCACCGTTTTATAGGTTACAATCCAGTGTTTGCACCAACCGGGACGGTTAACGTTTCTATTACAAACCATTTTACTTACGAAAACAACAAAGTGATTTATTATTTCAACATCAACTCTCAATTTGATACACTCTTTAATTTCAATGCGGCAATTGGTGATAAATGGCTACGCGTTGTTTCTCCTCATGGCGGTTCGTGCAATGTTATTCCCCGAAAAGCTGTTGAGGTATTGGATACAGGAACCGTTACATTAAACGCCGTACAATTAAGAAAATTGGTTTTGAAATATACACATGTTTATATGAGTACTTTCACAACAACAGTTATCGATACCGTATATGAAAAAATCGGAAGCAAGAAGAACTTCTTATTTCCTTTTGTTTGTGAAGGAGCGATAGTGGATCCGGATATTTTAGCCGGCGGAGCGTTTAGATGTTATTTTGATAATTCATTTGGTAATTACAATGTATCTAGTAATTGTAATTACATAAATAACATTGATGGAAGCGTTTTAATTCCTGAAAAACTTGTCTTGTTTCCAAATCCCACAGCGACTCGTTTTAAACTTCAGGGAGATTTTATCATGAATACTATTCGTGTATTTGATGTGTGTGGAAAAGAAAAGCAAATAAACATTATCGATGATCAAGTAGATGTTTCTGCTCTTGATTGCGGAATCTATTTCGTGACAGCAATAAGTAGCCAAGGAAATATTGTTCGCGCGCGGTTTGTGAAATTATAA
- a CDS encoding class I SAM-dependent methyltransferase codes for MLYKLDKCPVCGSGQSQPFISCKDYTVSQETFNIVSCAACGFKYTNPRPSDDTIGQYYKSEDYVSHTNTKKGLINRLYHAVRSYTLKKKLGLIESFVSRGTILDYGCGTGMFLNTCKEAGWKSFGFEPDSDARTIASNKGLSVFNTKESLARELGGSKLDVITLWHVLEHVTDLDDTLSFFKDHLSDKGTLIIAVPNYTSFDAQQYKEYWAGYDVPRHIYHFNLDSVSKLLSKFGFTHVKSLPMKFDSFYVSMLSEKYKTGSIRYLNAFINGLRSNLRARDPNAYSSVIYIFKKA; via the coding sequence ATGCTATATAAATTAGACAAATGTCCGGTTTGTGGTTCAGGCCAAAGCCAACCGTTTATTTCCTGTAAGGATTATACGGTGAGCCAGGAAACTTTCAATATCGTTTCTTGTGCGGCCTGTGGATTCAAATACACAAACCCAAGACCTAGCGATGACACCATTGGTCAGTACTATAAATCGGAAGACTACGTTAGCCATACCAACACCAAGAAAGGCTTAATAAATCGCCTTTATCATGCGGTGCGTTCTTACACACTCAAGAAGAAATTAGGCCTCATTGAATCTTTTGTTTCACGTGGAACAATTTTGGATTATGGCTGTGGTACCGGAATGTTTTTGAATACCTGTAAAGAAGCCGGCTGGAAATCTTTCGGCTTCGAACCGGATTCTGATGCCAGGACTATAGCTTCAAACAAAGGGCTAAGTGTATTTAATACTAAGGAAAGTTTGGCGCGAGAATTAGGTGGTTCGAAGCTCGATGTTATTACTTTATGGCACGTATTGGAGCACGTAACGGATTTAGACGATACGTTAAGTTTCTTTAAGGATCACCTTAGCGATAAGGGAACCCTTATAATCGCCGTTCCAAATTATACTTCTTTTGATGCGCAGCAATACAAAGAGTATTGGGCGGGCTATGATGTTCCGCGTCATATCTATCATTTTAATCTAGACTCTGTTTCTAAACTGCTTTCTAAGTTTGGCTTTACACATGTCAAAAGCTTACCGATGAAGTTTGATAGTTTCTATGTGAGTATGCTTTCAGAGAAATACAAGACTGGCTCTATACGCTATTTAAACGCCTTTATAAACGGCCTAAGATCTAATCTTAGGGCAAGGGACCCCAACGCCTACTCCAGCGTGATATACATCTTTAAAAAGGCCTAA
- the mnmG gene encoding tRNA uridine-5-carboxymethylaminomethyl(34) synthesis enzyme MnmG: MTQQYDIIVVGAGHAGCEAAAAAANMGSKVLLVTMNMQTIAQMSCNPAMGGIAKGQIVREIDALGGYSGIVSDVSAIQFRMLNRSKGPAMWSPRSQNDRMLFAAKWREMLEQTPNVDFWQDMVRSLIISKNGKRVEGVITGLGIEFKAKAVVLTNGTFLNGVIHIGEKQLGGGRTGESASHGITEQLVKLGFESGRMKTGTPPRIDGRSLDYSKMEVQDGDDCNYKFSFSDATQPLKKQVPCHITYTNEKVHEILRTGFEKSPMFQGRIQGLGPRYCPSIEDKITRFSERERHQLFVEPEGWNTVEIYVNGFSTSLQEDVQYQALMLIPGFENAKMFRPGYAIEYDYFPPTQLGLTLETQLIENLYFAGQINGTTGYEEAACQGLIAGMNAHLKVNEKNPFVLNRYDAYIGVLIDDLVTKGTEEPYRMFTSRAEYRLLLRQDNADVRLTPLSHQLGLASQERYEKVEQKIKDYEKVIDYFKNTSANPDEINPYLSSVNSAEVNQKMRYYNILSRPDVSIKGIAGSCKDVNGLCEYLSEETIEQAEILMKYEGYLQREQENAEKLKRLEDLKINPNFNYDTIVSLGTEAKEKLKKFKPASIGQASRISGINPADISVLLVHMGR; this comes from the coding sequence TTGACACAGCAATACGATATCATAGTTGTTGGAGCGGGCCACGCCGGTTGCGAAGCCGCTGCAGCAGCAGCCAACATGGGCTCAAAGGTGCTTTTGGTAACCATGAACATGCAAACCATTGCCCAAATGAGTTGTAATCCCGCCATGGGAGGAATTGCTAAGGGTCAAATTGTTCGTGAGATTGATGCCCTGGGAGGTTATAGCGGAATTGTTTCCGATGTCTCTGCGATACAATTCAGAATGCTGAACAGAAGCAAGGGTCCTGCCATGTGGAGTCCGCGCTCTCAAAACGACCGCATGCTTTTTGCTGCCAAATGGCGCGAAATGCTGGAACAAACGCCAAATGTTGATTTCTGGCAAGACATGGTTCGTTCATTAATTATCAGTAAAAACGGAAAAAGAGTTGAAGGTGTAATAACCGGATTGGGAATTGAATTTAAAGCAAAAGCCGTTGTACTTACAAATGGTACATTCTTAAACGGCGTTATTCATATTGGAGAAAAGCAATTAGGTGGAGGAAGAACAGGCGAATCTGCTTCACACGGAATTACCGAGCAATTGGTGAAGTTGGGTTTTGAAAGTGGAAGAATGAAAACAGGTACGCCGCCTCGTATCGACGGAAGATCTTTGGATTATTCTAAAATGGAGGTTCAGGACGGGGACGACTGCAATTATAAATTCAGTTTTTCTGACGCCACACAACCACTAAAAAAGCAAGTACCTTGTCATATTACTTATACCAACGAGAAAGTTCACGAGATACTTCGCACAGGCTTTGAGAAGTCGCCGATGTTTCAAGGAAGAATACAAGGGCTTGGACCAAGATATTGCCCAAGTATTGAAGATAAAATCACGCGTTTTTCGGAAAGAGAGCGCCATCAGTTGTTTGTAGAGCCGGAAGGATGGAACACGGTTGAGATATATGTGAACGGATTTAGCACCTCTTTACAAGAAGACGTTCAGTATCAGGCACTTATGCTGATTCCGGGCTTTGAAAACGCAAAAATGTTCAGACCCGGTTATGCTATTGAGTATGATTACTTCCCTCCTACTCAATTAGGACTAACTTTAGAGACGCAGCTTATTGAGAATTTATATTTCGCGGGACAGATCAACGGAACGACCGGTTACGAAGAAGCGGCTTGTCAGGGATTAATTGCAGGCATGAATGCTCATTTAAAAGTTAACGAAAAGAACCCTTTTGTTCTTAATCGTTACGATGCTTATATCGGCGTTTTGATTGATGATTTGGTTACAAAGGGAACCGAAGAGCCGTATCGTATGTTTACTTCGCGGGCTGAATATAGATTATTGTTGAGACAGGACAATGCGGACGTTCGCCTTACTCCCCTTTCCCATCAGCTTGGATTAGCCAGTCAGGAAAGGTATGAGAAGGTAGAACAAAAGATTAAGGATTATGAGAAGGTGATTGATTACTTTAAGAACACCAGCGCAAATCCTGATGAAATTAATCCTTATTTAAGTTCCGTGAATTCTGCGGAGGTCAACCAAAAGATGCGTTATTATAATATTCTTTCCAGGCCGGACGTTTCTATAAAAGGCATTGCCGGCTCGTGCAAGGATGTAAACGGACTTTGTGAATATTTGTCGGAAGAAACAATTGAGCAAGCAGAGATTCTAATGAAGTATGAGGGCTATCTTCAGCGTGAACAAGAGAACGCGGAAAAGCTAAAGCGCCTTGAAGATTTAAAGATTAATCCCAACTTCAATTATGATACAATTGTAAGTCTTGGTACAGAAGCCAAGGAAAAACTAAAGAAGTTTAAACCCGCCTCTATCGGACAAGCAAGCCGGATCTCGGGAATTAACCCGGCAGATATTTCGGTATTGTTAGTTCATATGGGCCGATAA
- a CDS encoding OmpA family protein, which produces MKRNYALTLIAGMSCALLSAQYNGNFKVFSPSKENGPYSLEKLLQSMAGDGVVLKSYSITKTSSDEAFGFFEDKQGRLGMKKGLIMTTGGIAGLSSKNLQAAMSNNTHAKAEGREVMNANDNTGYDDLEKLLERNQKTFDACVIELDVVPTADTLTFNYVFGSEEYDEFVGSSYNDVFAFFISGKGIKNVKNLAVVPNTKTPVSVNSINNGGGSYGKSASNPAYFVSNLDGRVGLEYDGVTKLMEIKQAVTPYETYHIKLAIADVGDNAYDSGVLIEGRSIVSYEKKYNVLYDKNSNKIESGYQHMLDALAAEYKNYGGKIILTGHTDSEGGEAESQELSCSRAYGVSAYLQSKGVKESNIIIDCKGQNMPANENYNETGKTLNRRVELKITGDNTAYYENKTIADSKLPVQEKSSLIKNFPNPFIGTTTIEASILPQVKEAYLLINDIAGKVVKQIYLVERGSTSALFDGGNLAEGIYNVTLFTDGSVSGNLKIVNNK; this is translated from the coding sequence ATGAAAAGAAATTACGCCCTCACATTGATAGCCGGAATGAGCTGTGCTTTATTAAGCGCCCAATACAACGGCAACTTTAAAGTGTTTTCACCAAGCAAGGAAAACGGTCCGTATAGTTTAGAAAAGCTTTTACAATCCATGGCCGGCGATGGGGTTGTATTAAAAAGTTATTCCATTACAAAAACGTCGAGCGATGAGGCTTTTGGTTTTTTTGAAGATAAGCAAGGTCGACTTGGTATGAAAAAAGGACTTATTATGACTACAGGAGGAATTGCCGGCTTATCGAGTAAAAACTTACAAGCCGCCATGTCAAACAACACACACGCTAAAGCAGAAGGGCGTGAGGTGATGAACGCAAACGATAATACAGGTTACGATGATTTAGAAAAACTATTGGAAAGAAATCAAAAAACCTTTGATGCCTGTGTCATTGAATTAGACGTGGTACCAACTGCAGATACTTTAACTTTTAATTATGTGTTCGGCTCTGAAGAATATGATGAGTTTGTGGGTTCAAGTTATAACGACGTGTTTGCTTTTTTCATTAGCGGAAAAGGGATTAAGAATGTGAAAAATTTAGCGGTGGTTCCTAATACAAAAACACCTGTTAGCGTAAACAGCATTAATAATGGCGGGGGTTCTTATGGTAAATCAGCCAGCAATCCCGCTTATTTTGTGAGTAACCTGGATGGTCGTGTAGGATTAGAATATGATGGCGTAACAAAACTAATGGAGATTAAACAAGCCGTTACTCCATACGAAACATATCACATTAAACTGGCTATTGCCGATGTGGGTGACAACGCATACGATTCAGGTGTTTTAATTGAAGGAAGAAGCATTGTTTCGTATGAAAAAAAGTACAACGTTTTGTATGACAAAAACAGTAACAAAATTGAAAGTGGTTATCAGCACATGCTGGATGCGCTCGCTGCAGAATATAAAAATTACGGGGGTAAAATAATTCTAACCGGACACACAGATAGCGAAGGTGGAGAAGCCGAATCGCAAGAATTATCTTGTTCGCGCGCTTATGGTGTAAGCGCTTATTTACAAAGTAAAGGTGTGAAAGAAAGCAATATCATAATTGATTGTAAGGGTCAAAACATGCCGGCCAACGAAAATTATAATGAGACGGGAAAAACATTGAACCGTCGTGTTGAGTTAAAAATTACCGGCGACAATACCGCCTATTATGAAAACAAAACCATTGCCGACTCAAAATTACCTGTACAAGAAAAATCTTCCTTAATAAAAAACTTCCCAAATCCTTTCATTGGCACAACAACTATTGAAGCCTCTATTCTGCCTCAAGTAAAAGAAGCTTATTTATTAATTAACGATATAGCCGGAAAAGTAGTGAAGCAAATTTATTTAGTGGAACGCGGTAGTACAAGTGCTTTATTTGATGGTGGAAATTTAGCTGAAGGAATTTACAATGTCACCTTGTTTACAGACGGAAGTGTAAGTGGAAATCTGAAAATAGTAAACAATAAATAA
- a CDS encoding response regulator produces MEKLNIFIVEDESIVAKDIQNNLIKLGYNVLGIANNGNDAIEQIKSLNPDVVLMDIMIKGDLTGIEVAEQLRKFVNVPVIFLTAYADESTLSRAKVTEPYGYILKPFKEIDLHSTIEMAVYKHQKDAALQKERDFLYSLVENKDGTQNDILFVKANSKLVKVYLKDIYYVEALKDYVIINTQYARYTVHSTMKDIEKKLGTVDFVRVHRSYIVRTDKIQAIENQTVILENEKKAIPVGGSYRDELLGKLNLL; encoded by the coding sequence ATGGAAAAGTTGAATATTTTTATAGTTGAAGACGAAAGCATCGTTGCTAAAGACATCCAAAACAACCTTATTAAATTAGGGTATAACGTTTTGGGAATTGCTAATAACGGGAACGATGCCATCGAGCAAATTAAATCCTTAAACCCCGATGTTGTTCTTATGGACATCATGATTAAGGGAGATTTAACGGGAATTGAAGTGGCGGAACAATTACGCAAATTTGTAAACGTGCCGGTTATTTTCTTAACCGCTTACGCCGACGAAAGCACCTTAAGTCGCGCAAAAGTGACCGAGCCCTACGGATATATTTTAAAGCCATTTAAGGAAATTGATTTACACAGTACAATTGAAATGGCCGTGTATAAACACCAAAAAGACGCGGCTCTTCAAAAAGAACGTGATTTTTTATATTCTTTAGTTGAAAATAAAGACGGCACTCAGAATGATATTTTGTTTGTGAAAGCAAACAGTAAATTGGTTAAGGTTTACTTGAAAGATATTTATTATGTGGAAGCACTGAAGGATTATGTGATTATTAATACTCAGTACGCGCGTTACACCGTGCACTCTACCATGAAGGATATTGAAAAGAAACTAGGAACAGTTGATTTTGTACGCGTACATCGCTCTTATATTGTGCGCACCGATAAAATTCAGGCTATCGAAAACCAAACGGTCATATTAGAAAATGAAAAAAAGGCAATTCCGGTTGGCGGTTCGTACCGCGATGAATTACTCGGAAAGCTTAATCTATTATAA